One part of the Aurantibacillus circumpalustris genome encodes these proteins:
- a CDS encoding vWA domain-containing protein: MINYFSDIQFAEKHWFWLMLLLPLMVIWYIWRLKKHEGEFNYSSFVLLKAIPVSSKAKSRHVLLILKLASFALLITALARPQSRSSWKDTKTEGIDIVMSLDVSLSMLAKDFKPNRMEVAKEVMVDFINARPNDRIGLVIFGGEVFTQCPLTNDHKVLKNMFPQIKAGILDQGTAIGLGLAGAVARIKESKAKSKVIIMVSDGVNNVGEISPLTAGELAKTYGIRVYCIGVGSKGKALQPVAMYAQGQYEYDYVDVEIDEKIMTDISDMTGGKYFRATNKESLKNIYLEIDKMEKTITSEKSFSNKAEHFLPFVLLASILLLLEFVLRFTLFRSIP; this comes from the coding sequence GTGATAAATTATTTTAGCGACATACAATTTGCAGAGAAGCATTGGTTTTGGTTAATGCTGTTATTGCCCTTAATGGTTATCTGGTACATTTGGCGCCTTAAAAAACATGAGGGTGAATTTAATTATTCGTCTTTTGTTTTACTAAAAGCTATTCCTGTTTCTTCTAAAGCCAAGTCTCGTCACGTTTTACTTATTCTTAAGTTAGCGTCCTTTGCTTTATTAATCACAGCATTGGCCCGTCCGCAATCTCGCAGCAGTTGGAAGGATACTAAAACAGAAGGTATTGATATCGTAATGAGCCTCGATGTTTCATTATCCATGCTGGCAAAAGATTTTAAACCCAACCGTATGGAGGTTGCTAAGGAAGTGATGGTTGACTTTATCAACGCACGTCCAAATGATCGGATTGGTCTTGTTATTTTTGGTGGTGAAGTGTTTACACAATGCCCTTTAACAAATGATCACAAGGTTCTAAAAAACATGTTCCCTCAAATTAAAGCTGGAATTCTTGATCAAGGTACCGCCATTGGTCTTGGTTTAGCAGGAGCCGTTGCGCGTATTAAAGAAAGCAAAGCCAAGAGTAAAGTTATTATCATGGTTAGTGATGGAGTTAATAATGTAGGTGAAATTTCGCCGCTTACAGCAGGGGAATTGGCAAAGACTTATGGTATACGTGTTTATTGTATCGGTGTTGGTTCTAAAGGTAAGGCCTTGCAACCTGTAGCTATGTATGCACAAGGTCAATACGAATACGATTACGTGGATGTTGAAATTGATGAGAAGATAATGACAGATATTTCTGATATGACAGGAGGTAAATACTTTAGAGCAACAAATAAAGAAAGCCTAAAAAATATTTATCTAGAAATTGATAAAATGGAAAAAACGATAACCAGCGAAAAAAGTTTTAGTAACAAAGCTGAACATTTTCTTCCTTTTGTATTATTAGCATCCATTTTGTTGTTGTTAGAGTTCGTATTGCGTTTTACTTTATTCAGATCTATACCTTAA
- a CDS encoding vWA domain-containing protein yields the protein MFKFEHTVYFYAFAALPVMLLLVLWYFASRRQKLKRIGDSELVAQLIPYSSKRKRIIKVILFLLAFSSVILALCNLQTGSKLTEVKREGADIIVCLDVSNSMLAQDLSPNRLARAKYALEKMIDMLEGDRLGLVIFAGEAYVQLPITTDYNAAKMFLESIGPGMVPVQGTKIAEAIKKASESFSTDEGKNRAIILITDGENHESAAIEAAEEAAKNDIMINTIGIGSQNGVPIPLVENGVVKGYRKDKEGQTIITKLNADLLKTIASKANGVFVQASQADIGLDAVLDKIAQLDKAQLESKMYSDYEDQFQWFVAIALVLFLIEFLISERVSEWFKKINLFGNAVK from the coding sequence ATGTTTAAATTCGAACATACCGTTTATTTTTATGCGTTTGCAGCTTTGCCAGTGATGCTATTACTCGTTTTATGGTACTTTGCCTCACGTCGTCAGAAATTAAAACGCATTGGTGATAGCGAGTTAGTAGCACAATTAATTCCTTATTCAAGTAAACGAAAAAGAATTATCAAGGTTATTTTATTTTTATTAGCCTTTAGTTCTGTTATTCTCGCTCTCTGTAATCTGCAAACCGGTAGTAAACTAACTGAAGTGAAACGTGAAGGTGCTGATATCATCGTTTGTTTGGACGTAAGTAATAGTATGTTAGCTCAAGATCTTAGTCCCAACCGATTAGCAAGGGCTAAATACGCCCTCGAAAAAATGATCGACATGTTAGAGGGTGACCGTTTAGGGCTTGTTATTTTTGCAGGCGAAGCTTACGTGCAACTTCCAATAACGACAGACTATAATGCAGCCAAAATGTTTTTGGAGTCAATTGGACCAGGCATGGTTCCTGTTCAAGGAACGAAGATTGCAGAAGCAATTAAAAAAGCATCTGAATCGTTTAGTACCGACGAGGGTAAAAACAGAGCAATCATCTTAATAACCGATGGCGAAAATCATGAGTCCGCAGCGATTGAAGCTGCTGAAGAAGCTGCGAAAAATGATATTATGATTAATACAATTGGTATTGGTTCTCAAAATGGTGTTCCGATTCCTTTGGTTGAGAATGGAGTAGTAAAAGGTTATCGAAAAGATAAAGAGGGACAAACTATCATAACTAAATTAAACGCTGATCTTCTTAAAACAATCGCAAGCAAAGCTAATGGTGTGTTTGTTCAGGCAAGTCAGGCCGATATTGGTTTAGATGCTGTGTTAGATAAAATTGCTCAGTTAGACAAAGCACAACTTGAAAGTAAAATGTACTCTGATTATGAAGATCAATTTCAATGGTTTGTCGCTATCGCTCTTGTTCTATTTTTAATTGAATTTTTAATAAGTGAGAGGGTAAGTGAATGGTTTAAAAAAATTAATTTATTTGGAAATGCAGTTAAGTAA
- a CDS encoding tetratricopeptide repeat protein, whose amino-acid sequence MQLSKLYKESVACLLLASSVCAAQKDAEYLYEGNKLYNSGKVPESTTKYSRALELNPNNRKANFNLGNSLYKNAMEVKSGAMVLPESNTMKPDSLAGLIFDKASQNFAVVANSVSDKDTLHQAWHNIGNCYLQKKDYQQAVDAYKKSLKFNPKDEETRYNLAYALKNLPKQKGGGGGGQGKPQQSKGENKEDKGKPQQQQSQMSKDQAEQLLKALMDSEKKLQDKRKQKQEDAANSANDKDW is encoded by the coding sequence ATGCAGTTAAGTAAATTATATAAAGAGTCAGTAGCTTGTTTGCTCTTAGCTTCGAGTGTGTGTGCCGCGCAAAAAGACGCAGAATACTTGTACGAAGGAAATAAATTATACAACTCAGGTAAGGTGCCCGAATCAACTACTAAGTATTCACGAGCGCTTGAGTTAAATCCAAATAATAGAAAAGCGAATTTTAATTTGGGAAATTCTCTTTATAAAAATGCCATGGAGGTGAAGAGCGGTGCCATGGTACTTCCAGAGAGTAATACAATGAAGCCAGACTCTTTAGCCGGATTGATATTTGATAAGGCTTCTCAAAACTTTGCAGTGGTTGCCAATTCTGTTTCCGATAAAGATACACTACACCAGGCATGGCACAATATTGGGAATTGCTATCTTCAAAAAAAAGACTACCAACAAGCTGTTGATGCTTATAAAAAATCTTTAAAATTTAACCCTAAAGATGAAGAGACACGTTATAATCTTGCTTATGCTTTAAAAAATCTCCCGAAACAAAAAGGTGGCGGTGGCGGTGGTCAAGGTAAACCGCAGCAAAGTAAAGGCGAAAATAAAGAGGATAAAGGTAAACCACAGCAACAACAAAGTCAGATGAGTAAAGATCAGGCGGAACAGTTATTAAAAGCTCTGATGGATTCCGAGAAAAAATTACAGGATAAAAGAAAGCAAAAACAAGAAGACGCTGCAAATAGCGCTAACGATAAAGATTGGTAA
- a CDS encoding BatD family protein: MNKVKFWIVFLFSSVLLFQYNKAQSFYGQVSSKKVQVGTPFDFQIVITVNASNYIPPAFKDFEVAAGPYQSNSSQNINGVVSQQIILSYGLVAKREGKLTIEPASIVSGGQKLESQSITIEAVKSAAAANAPDPKSNSKIDGGDLFIKTGLSTKKCYIGEQVTIIQKVYCRLQIVGLQKFIQPSYDGFYSQAQESTSKGIVSVENVDGVNYNTYELYRTEAIANKSGKITLPSIEQGLVIRKQTSSKPRNIFEQFFGANGYEDINVNAYSKPVTIEVLPLPEEGKPENFNGAVGVFQCKIQVTRNELKANEAFNLKMTITGKGNLKLVGAPNLELPEGFETYAPKISEGVNSKTFDYLVIPRNEGEFQLKGLDFSYFSLDTKRYVTVPSGEILIKVLPPDPNSVGAQVYTSHSQVKETENDVRYIKKGNFELLKSEKEFFNSSTHIILLILPLLGLVAVLILRGKYIKNNSNQALVNERKAAKLAKKQLVKVEKLMLENKKDEFYTEVLNAMNNYLSHKLFIPVADLSRDKVKTILVHKLINETTINKLVSTLDTSEYAKYAPGAVSGDLQSVYRDTVDLITDIEQQLNKKAG; this comes from the coding sequence ATGAACAAGGTTAAATTTTGGATAGTGTTCTTATTTTCTTCGGTCTTGTTATTTCAATATAACAAAGCTCAGAGTTTTTATGGACAAGTAAGTTCAAAAAAAGTTCAGGTTGGAACGCCGTTTGATTTTCAAATAGTAATTACTGTAAACGCAAGTAATTATATACCGCCTGCCTTTAAGGATTTTGAAGTAGCTGCGGGACCATATCAAAGCAATAGTTCGCAAAACATAAATGGAGTTGTAAGCCAACAAATTATACTATCTTATGGCTTGGTTGCAAAAAGAGAAGGTAAATTAACTATAGAACCAGCAAGTATTGTTTCAGGGGGACAAAAATTGGAAAGTCAGTCAATTACAATTGAAGCAGTAAAAAGTGCAGCAGCGGCAAATGCTCCTGATCCAAAATCGAATTCAAAAATAGATGGCGGTGATTTGTTTATAAAAACAGGTCTTAGCACAAAGAAATGTTACATTGGTGAGCAGGTAACCATCATACAAAAGGTTTATTGTCGTTTGCAAATTGTCGGACTTCAAAAGTTCATTCAACCTTCCTATGACGGATTTTATTCTCAGGCACAGGAGTCTACAAGTAAAGGAATTGTAAGCGTTGAAAATGTAGATGGTGTAAATTACAACACTTATGAGTTATACCGTACTGAAGCTATTGCAAATAAATCGGGAAAAATAACTCTGCCTTCGATTGAACAAGGGCTGGTTATTCGAAAACAGACCAGCTCAAAACCAAGAAATATTTTCGAACAATTTTTTGGAGCAAATGGTTATGAAGATATAAATGTAAACGCATATAGTAAGCCTGTTACCATTGAGGTTTTGCCACTTCCAGAAGAAGGTAAACCAGAAAATTTTAATGGGGCGGTTGGTGTATTTCAATGCAAAATTCAGGTTACGCGGAATGAGTTAAAAGCTAACGAAGCTTTTAATTTGAAGATGACGATTACAGGCAAAGGAAATTTAAAGTTAGTTGGTGCGCCTAATCTAGAACTTCCGGAAGGATTTGAAACTTACGCACCTAAAATTTCCGAGGGGGTCAATTCTAAAACGTTTGATTACCTTGTAATTCCTCGTAATGAAGGGGAGTTTCAGCTTAAAGGACTTGATTTTAGTTATTTTAGCTTAGATACAAAAAGATATGTGACAGTTCCTTCAGGAGAAATTCTAATTAAGGTACTACCACCGGACCCTAATAGTGTGGGAGCTCAAGTTTATACTTCACATAGCCAGGTAAAAGAAACAGAGAACGATGTCCGTTATATTAAGAAGGGAAATTTCGAACTTCTTAAATCAGAGAAGGAGTTTTTTAATTCGTCAACTCATATTATTTTACTCATTCTTCCTTTATTAGGATTAGTTGCAGTTTTAATTCTCAGAGGAAAATACATTAAAAATAACAGTAATCAAGCGCTTGTGAATGAGCGTAAAGCTGCTAAACTCGCAAAAAAGCAATTAGTTAAGGTTGAAAAACTAATGCTCGAAAATAAAAAGGATGAATTTTATACTGAAGTCCTTAATGCAATGAATAATTACTTAAGTCATAAATTATTTATTCCTGTTGCAGACTTGTCACGCGATAAGGTTAAAACAATATTGGTACACAAACTAATTAACGAAACTACAATTAATAAATTGGTGTCAACACTTGACACGAGTGAATATGCAAAATATGCACCAGGCGCAGTTAGTGGGGATTTACAATCTGTATACAGAGATACTGTGGACTTGATAACGGATATAGAACAACAATTAAACAAAAAAGCAGGATGA
- a CDS encoding tetratricopeptide repeat protein, with protein MKNVIFITLSILFFASPAFSNPFLEKAEKAYDSKRYKEAIESYEKLIQEGYTSYQLYFNLGNSYYRNNELGKAIYYYELARKIEPNDEDVRLNLGIAAGKTIDKIDAKENFFISAVKTNLLSSFSTTTWAKLTIIALFLAAVLFFFFISSTQLLVKRISLVLSSVLFIGFFITYFLGSSAVNAKYENKFAIILAKEIKIMNEPTALAKVKFSLHEGTKIRVVENNGDWLLIKLDNGNEGWVKINDVGII; from the coding sequence ATGAAAAATGTAATCTTCATAACATTAAGCATTCTTTTCTTTGCCTCGCCTGCATTTTCTAATCCTTTCTTAGAAAAAGCAGAAAAAGCTTATGACTCTAAAAGATACAAGGAAGCAATTGAGAGTTATGAGAAACTAATTCAAGAAGGCTACACGTCGTATCAACTCTATTTTAACCTAGGAAACTCTTATTACAGAAATAATGAACTAGGCAAAGCAATTTATTATTATGAATTGGCACGAAAAATTGAACCGAACGATGAGGATGTGCGACTCAATCTGGGAATAGCAGCGGGCAAAACAATCGATAAAATAGATGCTAAAGAAAACTTTTTCATCAGTGCTGTAAAAACAAACCTGCTATCTTCCTTTTCTACAACAACATGGGCTAAGCTTACAATTATCGCTTTATTTTTGGCAGCGGTTCTTTTTTTCTTTTTTATTAGTTCCACTCAACTTCTTGTAAAACGAATTTCTCTTGTATTAAGTTCTGTTTTATTTATCGGTTTTTTTATAACTTATTTTCTTGGTTCTTCTGCGGTAAACGCGAAGTATGAGAATAAGTTTGCAATCATTCTTGCAAAGGAAATTAAAATAATGAATGAGCCAACAGCTCTCGCTAAGGTTAAATTTTCTTTACACGAAGGCACAAAAATTCGTGTGGTGGAGAATAACGGGGATTGGTTATTAATTAAACTTGATAACGGCAACGAAGGTTGGGTAAAGATTAATGATGTCGGCATCATTTAG
- the lipA gene encoding lipoyl synthase has translation MELTDNLKRVKKPDWLRVKLPTGKEYVKVRGIVSEHKLHTICESGNCPNMGECWGAGTATFMILGNICTRSCGFCAVATGKPKPADWDEPKRIAYSVKLMGVKHCVITSVDRDDLKDGGSIIWAETIKEIRAISPETKFECLIPDFAGKWENLQRIIDVKPDIVSHNIETVRRLTAQVRIQAKYDRSLEVLKRLDEADVKTKCGLMVGLGETEEEIYETINDLSNVKCDVLTIGQYLQPTPKHIPVAKFVHPDDFKKYREYALGKGFRFVESGPLVRSSYHAEKHIF, from the coding sequence ATGGAATTGACAGACAATCTTAAAAGAGTTAAAAAACCTGATTGGTTACGTGTAAAATTACCGACCGGTAAAGAATATGTTAAAGTTCGCGGTATAGTTAGCGAGCATAAACTTCACACAATTTGCGAAAGTGGTAACTGTCCAAACATGGGCGAATGTTGGGGAGCTGGCACTGCTACCTTCATGATTCTTGGAAACATTTGTACCCGTAGTTGTGGTTTTTGTGCTGTTGCAACAGGTAAACCAAAACCGGCAGACTGGGATGAACCAAAACGTATAGCCTACTCTGTTAAACTGATGGGTGTTAAGCACTGCGTTATTACAAGTGTTGATAGAGACGATTTAAAAGATGGCGGTTCAATTATATGGGCAGAAACCATCAAAGAAATAAGAGCAATTAGTCCTGAAACAAAATTCGAGTGTTTAATTCCTGATTTTGCTGGAAAATGGGAAAACCTTCAAAGAATCATTGATGTAAAACCAGATATCGTTTCACATAACATTGAGACAGTTAGACGTTTGACAGCTCAAGTGAGAATTCAAGCAAAATATGACCGAAGTTTAGAAGTTTTGAAACGTTTGGATGAAGCGGATGTAAAAACTAAATGCGGTTTAATGGTTGGGTTAGGAGAAACCGAAGAAGAAATTTATGAAACCATTAATGATTTATCTAACGTTAAATGTGATGTTCTTACAATTGGGCAATATTTACAACCAACTCCTAAACATATACCTGTAGCGAAATTTGTGCATCCTGATGATTTTAAAAAGTACAGAGAGTATGCGTTAGGAAAAGGGTTTCGTTTTGTAGAAAGCGGGCCTTTGGTTAGATCTTCTTACCACGCCGAAAAACATATCTTCTAA
- a CDS encoding OsmC family protein, with protein MTSKVKYLGELRTEAHHLQSGEIIITDAPKDNYGRGEAFSPTDLVATALASCMISIMGIVAMKEGITTVDGAHAEVTKIMYQEPRRIGEIHIKISFPKKEYSDKEKKIYEHAAHTCPVAKSLHPDLKQIIEFVW; from the coding sequence ATGACAAGCAAAGTAAAATACTTGGGAGAACTTAGAACAGAAGCACATCATCTGCAGTCAGGTGAAATTATTATTACCGATGCTCCAAAAGATAACTATGGAAGAGGTGAAGCCTTTTCTCCAACCGATCTCGTAGCAACAGCATTAGCAAGTTGTATGATTTCTATTATGGGAATTGTAGCCATGAAGGAAGGTATTACTACTGTTGACGGTGCTCACGCTGAAGTAACTAAAATCATGTACCAAGAACCGAGAAGAATTGGAGAGATTCACATTAAGATTTCATTCCCAAAAAAAGAGTATTCTGACAAGGAAAAAAAAATATATGAACATGCCGCTCATACCTGTCCGGTTGCAAAAAGTTTGCATCCTGATTTAAAACAGATTATTGAATTTGTTTGGTAA
- a CDS encoding polysaccharide biosynthesis C-terminal domain-containing protein — protein sequence MFKNIIYSLITKGSVAIINFIILIISSRYLGVSSRGEISIFILNITVIQIVNDVYTGYSIVHFIPKFNFIKIIVYGVIFTLILCSLSNSLLWILNKQVKGYEWVGYILSLLVILNTFNCVLLLGNENIKAYNFLSFIQPFLLLFGIGFYLFVLKKYTFDAFVYPLLFSFSFSFLISTFLQFRFLKRKFTVNKYQLKPILVNGFMFQVATLTFVFVNRYSYYLLPDISNVGLYSSASSLMEAVLIIVNGIFPVLLARVSNAGNTPKIIDLTLVLSKASFLFSTMCVLILLLIPDSFFVFILGEGFHGIKNLMLRYSPGILLISLFGSMSYYFSAIGKQKLVFACYSIGFISSLIFAPFLISRYGVNGAAHNANIAYLLIAIAVCSSFMRITKLSSERFFSFRTDYKYLKDFIFSKEIAHL from the coding sequence ATGTTTAAAAATATAATTTACAGTCTAATTACAAAAGGATCTGTTGCAATAATTAATTTTATAATCCTGATTATTTCCTCACGGTATTTAGGAGTTAGTTCAAGAGGAGAAATAAGCATTTTTATATTAAATATTACTGTCATTCAAATAGTAAATGACGTATATACGGGATACAGTATTGTCCACTTTATTCCTAAATTCAATTTTATAAAAATTATTGTATATGGAGTCATTTTTACACTCATTTTATGTTCATTAAGCAATAGTTTGCTTTGGATTTTAAATAAACAGGTAAAAGGTTATGAGTGGGTGGGCTACATTTTATCTTTACTGGTTATATTAAACACATTTAATTGTGTTTTATTACTTGGGAATGAAAATATTAAAGCATATAATTTTCTTTCTTTTATACAACCGTTCTTGTTATTGTTTGGGATTGGCTTCTATTTATTCGTCCTGAAGAAATACACATTTGATGCATTCGTTTACCCGCTTTTATTTTCTTTTTCTTTTTCTTTTTTAATTTCAACTTTTTTGCAGTTTCGTTTTTTAAAGAGGAAATTTACTGTAAATAAGTACCAACTGAAACCAATTTTAGTGAATGGATTTATGTTTCAGGTCGCAACTCTTACGTTTGTTTTTGTTAATAGGTATAGTTATTATTTGTTACCTGATATTTCTAATGTAGGACTCTATTCATCAGCTTCTTCATTGATGGAAGCTGTGCTTATAATTGTTAACGGAATTTTCCCGGTACTCCTTGCCAGAGTTTCCAATGCAGGTAATACCCCTAAAATTATTGATCTTACGTTGGTTTTGAGTAAAGCGAGTTTCTTATTTAGCACAATGTGCGTGCTGATTTTACTCTTAATTCCCGATTCATTTTTTGTGTTTATTTTAGGAGAGGGGTTTCATGGAATAAAAAATTTAATGTTACGCTATTCTCCTGGAATTTTATTAATAAGTTTATTTGGTTCGATGAGTTATTATTTCTCAGCGATTGGAAAACAAAAATTAGTTTTTGCTTGTTATAGTATTGGCTTTATTTCATCATTAATATTTGCCCCGTTTTTAATTTCGAGATATGGTGTTAACGGGGCAGCCCACAATGCTAACATAGCTTATTTGCTGATAGCAATAGCGGTATGCTCATCTTTTATGAGGATAACTAAGTTAAGCTCGGAGCGTTTTTTTTCATTCAGAACTGATTACAAGTATCTGAAAGATTTTATTTTTTCTAAAGAGATAGCTCACCTATAG